The following coding sequences are from one Motacilla alba alba isolate MOTALB_02 chromosome 4, Motacilla_alba_V1.0_pri, whole genome shotgun sequence window:
- the LOC119700166 gene encoding toll-like receptor 6 — translation MRSLINIYVLTCAFTFTLWDNIQSTVEDEFIANYSSRLLTNVPKNIPVRTQVLDLSHNRISGLSISEFIHLSDLQILYISHNLITMLDFSVFIFNENLEYLDLSHNNISKVSCLTLAYLRHLDLSFNKFTALPICQEFGNMFHLEYLGLSATMIRMSDFRYIKHLQLHTVFLNLGNFSLYEPQSLTVLTTRNLHIAFAANQNFIFPLLYDGLSTSENLIIVNLRYTSSYKDFPSPPLMLLKKIKTTTLTLDAVDLQWPIILQIFMLIWYSPVEHLTVRNLTFRGPLEEPTEYAFLPLLSSVEQLISLDGSMKALTLEHVRNKVYYFNQEILYRQFSEMNIANLTIADAYMPHMLCPNRTSSFQYINFSRNALTDELFQNCGTLMDLKLLILQKNKFESLRKVSFMTSRMKSLKYLDMSSNLLRHDGAGEQCQWAESLSELDLSSNQLVDAVFECLPVNVKKLSLQNNQISNVPSGVAELKSLEELNLASNRLADLPECSGFTSLQFLNVEMNSILTPSADFFQSCPRVRELQAGHNPFKCSCELQAFIRLERRSGGKLSGWPAAYVCEYPEGLRGTELKDFHLSLLACNTTLLLVTALLLTLLLVAAVAFLCIYLDVPWYARMTWQWTQTKRRAWHNPPGDQGAALQFHAFISYSERDSLWVKSELMPNLEKGEGCVQLCQHERNFIPGKSIVENIINCIEKSYKSIFVLSPNFVQSEWCHYELYFAHHKLFSENSNSLILILLEPIPPYLIPARYHKLKALMAKRTYMEWPKERSKRALFWANLRAAISINLPISSEANE, via the coding sequence ATGAGATCCCTCATAAATATCTATGTCTTAACTTGTGCCTTTACATTCACACTATGGGATAATATTCAGTCAACTGTAGAAGATGAATTTATTGCAAATTATTCAAGCCGTTTGCTAACTAATGTTCCAAAAAACATTCCAGTCCGTACTCAAGTATTAGATTTATCACATAACAGGATCTCTGGACTTAGTATCTCAGAATTTATTCATCTTTCTGACCTTcaaatattatatatttctcATAATCTAATTACGATGCTTGACTTTAGtgtcttcatttttaatgaaaatttagaATACTTAGATTTATCTCATAATAACATTTCAAAAGTTTCCTGTCTAACTCTTGCATATCTTAGACATTTAGACCTTTCTTTCAATAAGTTTACTGCCCTGCCCATCTGTCAGGAATTTGGGAACATGTTTCATTTGGAGTACCTTGGATTAAGTGCTACGATGATACGAATGTCAGACTTCAGGTATATCAAACATTTGCAGCTGCACACTGTCTTCCTGAACTTGGGAAACTTTTCACTGTATGAGCCTCAGAGTCTGACAGTCTTGACTACAAGGAACCTCCACATTGCTTTTGCAGCAAACCAAAActtcattttccctctcctgtaCGATGGATTGAGCACTTCAGAAAACTTAATAATAGTTAACTTAAGATATACCTCGAGTTACAAAGATTTCCCCTCTCCACCTTTAATGCTTCTGAAGAAAATCAAGACAACAACTCTCACACTTGATGCTGTGGACTTACAATGGCCTATCATCCTGCAAATTTTCATGCTTATTTGGTATTCACCTGTGGAACATTTGACTGTGAGAAATTTGACTTTTAGGGGACCACTGGAGGAGCCAACTGAATATGCATTTCTACCCTTATTAAGCTCTGTGGAACAATTAATCTCTTTGGATGGCTCCATGAAAGCATTAACTTTGGAGCATGTTCGTAATAAGGTTTATTATTTCAACCAGGAGATTCTATATAGACAGTTTTCAGAGATGAATATTGCCAATTTGACAATAGCTGATGCATATATGCCACACATGCTTTGCCCCAATAGAACAAGCTCATTTCAGTATATAAATTTTTCTCGCAATGCCCTGACAGATGAGTTGTTCCAGAACTGTGGCACTCTCATGGATCTGAAATTACTTATTTTGCAGAAGAATAAATTTGAGAGCCTTCGCAAAGTAAGCTTCATGACCAGCCGTATGAAATCGCTGAAATACCTGGACATGAGCAGCAACCTGCTGCGCCACGATGGGGCCGGCGAGCAATGCCAGTGGGCTGAGTCTCTGTCAGAGCTGGACCTGTCCTCCAATCAGTTGGTGGATGCTGTGTTTGAGTGCTTGCCAGTCAACGTCAAAAAGCTCAGCCTACAAAACAATCAGATCAGCAACGTGCCCAGCGGGGTGGCGGAGCTGAAATCCTTGGAAGAGCTGAACCTGGCATCGAACAGGCTGGCCGACCTGCCGGAGTGCAGCGGCTTCACGTCCCTGCAGTTCCTGAACGTCGAGATGAATTCGATCCTCACTCCATCCGCTGACTTCTTCCAGAGCTGCCCAAGggtcagggagctgcaggccGGGCACAACCCGTTCAAGTGCTCCTGTGAGCTGCAAGCCTTCATCCGCCTGGAGAGGCGGTCAGGGGGGAAGCTGTCTGGCTGGCCGGCGGCGTACGTGTGCGAGTACCCAGAAGGCTTGCGAGGAACGGAGCTCAAGGACTTCCACCTGAGCCTGCTGGCTTGCAACACGACGCTCCTGCttgtgacagctctgctgctgacgctgctgctggtggctgcgGTGGCCTTCCTGTGCATCTACCTGGATGTGCCGTGGTACGCGCGGATGACGTGGCAGTGGACGCAGACGAAGCGCAGAGCTTGGCACAACCCCCCCGGAGATCAGGGGGCCGCTCTGCAATTCCACGCGTTCATTTCCTACAGCGAGCGCGATTCGCTGTGGGTGAAGAGCGAGCTGATGCCAAACCTGGAGAAGGGGGAGGGCTGcgtgcagctgtgccagcacgAGAGAAACTTTATCCCTGGCAAGAGCATTGTGGAGAACATCATCAACTGCATTGAGAAGAGCTACAAGTCGATCTTTGTGTTGTCTCCCAACTTTGTGCAGAGCGAGTGGTGTCACTATGAGCTGTACTTTGCCCATCACAAGTTATTCAGTGAGAATTCCAACAGCTTAATCCTCATTTTACTGGAGCCAATCCCTCCGTACCTTATCCCTGCCAGGTATCACAAGCTGAAAGCTCTCATGGCAAAGCGCACCTACATGGAGTGGCCGAAGGAGAGGAGCAAGCGCGCCCTGTTCTGGGCTAACCTCAGGGCAGCCATTAGCATTAACCTGCCAATATCCAGTGAAGCAAATGAGTAG
- the LOC119700168 gene encoding toll-like receptor 1: protein MTLNTSFLRNVFLCKCLFALTFWNYVSLSVEDELFTSISNNFPEDDSKQKITSLPLLYTKSNQSKANCDWVVIQNTTESLSLSRITEDNVNELIDLLSNFRQGSRLQNLTLTNVSVSWNHLMKIFQTVWHSSIEYFNTYNVIQLSNIERYDFDYSGTSMKALTMKKIIITDMYFSQDDLYKIFADMNIADMTIADSEMIHMICPSYRSPFRYLNFLKNDLTDLLFQNCDNLLQLETLILQKNKFESLRKVSFMTSRMKSLKYLDMSSNLLRHDGAGEQCQWAESLSELDLSSNQLVDAVFECLPVNVKKLSLQNNQISNVPSGVAELKSLEELNLASNRLADLPECSGFTSLQFLNVEMNSILTPSADFFQSCPRVRELQAGHNPFKCSCELQAFIRLERRSGGKLAGWPAAYVCEYPEGLRGTELKDFHLSLLACNTTLLLVTALLLTLLLVAAVAFLCIYLDVPWYARMTWQWTQTKRRAWHNSPGDQGAALQFHAFISYSERDSLWVKSELMPNLEKGEGCVQLCQHERNFIPGKSIVENIINCIEKSYKSIFVLSPNFVQSEWCHYELYFAHHKLFSENSNSLILILLEPIPPYLIPARYHKLKALMAKRTYMEWPKERSKRALFWANLRAAISINLPKADENLYEETD, encoded by the coding sequence ATGACACTAAATACAAGCtttctcagaaatgtttttctgtgcaAGTGTCTGTTTGCATTAACTTTTTGGAACTATGTCAGCCTGTCTGTGGAAGATGAACTCTTTACATCTATTTCTAACAATTTTCCAGAAGATGATTCTAAACAAAAAATCACGAGCCTGCCACTCCTGTATACAAAGAGTAATCAGTCCAAAGCTAATTGTGATTGGGTTGTGATACAAAATACTACAGAAAGCCTGTCATTGTCAAGAATCACAGAAGACAATGTAAATGAGTTGATAGATTTATTATCTAATTTCAGACAAGGATCCAGGTTACAAAATCTGACACTGACAAATGTGTCAGTGAGTTGGAATCATCTTATGAAAATTTTTCAGACTGTATGGCACTCATCCATTGAATACTTCAATACTTACAATGTAATACAGCTGTCAAACATTGAAAGATATGACTTTGACTACTCAGGTACTTCTATGAAAGCACTgacaatgaagaaaattataatCACGGACATGTACTTCTCACAGGATGACCtatacaaaatatttgcagacaTGAATATTGCAGACATGACAATAGCTGATTCAGAGATGATTCATATGATTTGTCCTTCATATAGGAGTCCCTTTAGATAcctaaattttttaaagaatgattTAACAGATTTACTTTTTCAAAACTGTGACAACCTCCTTCAGCTGGAGACATTAATCTTGCAGAAGAATAAATTTGAGAGCCTTCGCAAAGTAAGCTTCATGACCAGCCGTATGAAATCACTGAAATACCTGGACATGAGCAGCAACCTGCTGCGCCACGATGGGGCCGGCGAGCAATGCCAGTGGGCTGAGTCTCTGTCAGAGCTGGACCTGTCCTCCAATCAGTTGGTGGATGCTGTGTTTGAGTGCTTGCCAGTCAACGTCAAAAAGCTCAGCCTACAAAACAATCAGATCAGCAACGTGCCCAGCGGGGTGGCGGAGCTGAAATCCTTGGAAGAGCTGAACCTGGCATCGAACAGGCTGGCCGACCTGCCGGAGTGCAGTGGCTTCACGTCCCTGCAGTTCCTGAACGTCGAGATGAATTCGATCCTCACTCCATCCGCTGACTTCTTCCAGAGCTGCCCAAGggtcagggagctgcaggccGGGCACAACCCGTTCAAGTGCTCCTGTGAGCTGCAAGCCTTCATCCGCCTGGAGAGGCGGTCAGGGGGGAAGCTGGCTGGCTGGCCGGCGGCGTACGTGTGCGAGTACCCAGAAGGCTTGCGAGGAACGGAGCTCAAGGACTTCCACCTGAGCCTGCTGGCTTGCAACACGACGCTCCTGCttgtgacagctctgctgctgacgctgctgctggtggctgcgGTGGCCTTCCTGTGCATCTACCTGGATGTGCCGTGGTACGCGCGGATGACGTGGCAGTGGACGCAGACGAAGCGCAGAGCTTGGCACAACTCCCCCGGAGATCAGGGGGCCGCTCTGCAATTCCACGCGTTCATTTCCTACAGCGAGCGCGATTCGCTGTGGGTGAAGAGCGAGCTGATGCCGAACCTGGAGAAGGGGGAGGGCTGcgtgcagctgtgccagcacgAGAGAAACTTTATTCCCGGCAAGAGCATTGTGGAGAACATCATCAACTGCATTGAGAAGAGCTACAAGTCGATCTTTGTGTTGTCTCCCAACTTTGTGCAGAGCGAGTGGTGTCACTATGAGCTGTACTTTGCCCATCACAAGTTATTCAGTGAGAATTCCAACAGCTTAATCCTCATTTTACTGGAGCCAATCCCTCCGTACCTTATCCCTGCCAGGTATCACAAGCTGAAAGCTCTCATGGCAAAGCGCACCTACATGGAGTGGCCGAAGGAGAGGAGCAAGCGCGCCCTGTTCTGGGCTAACCTCAGGGCAGCCATTAGCATTAACCTGCCAAAAGCTGATGAAAACTTGTATGAGGAAACAGATTAA